One Psychrosphaera aestuarii DNA window includes the following coding sequences:
- a CDS encoding GGDEF domain-containing protein, producing MSTKSNSEVTKLLDVNASLDKNLTESFKLVERFGTLLKGNQKELDHKLAGLRKAIKQTSTGDDLSLHITSVNQSLKGFESEFSTCLRNIKQDMLDIGESLQSIKGMDADLRRNLRMVLNKIKATDSSILTEIQPNITKLVKILISINAPGSNSKISKPETTGLSNNMIERLISGLVQLSQKDVIKPSLDSFSDRIRISNSDEQKLDICLGFFEDVVGRFSEEFTQTQSLIVNINKALADVHTTLIESLKSSKGYDKQLRALNSQIDKQIKELSESTSTATSLNELQVVIDKKLSVINTSIKKRDDIEQQRSDKLQKSLNAMEAKLGGLEQRTDYYRNKWLEEKVRNGIDTLTGLPNRGAYDNRIQEEYQRWLRQPQPLTIAVIDIDHFKKINDNYGHSVGDKTLKIVANTLQKNLRKTDFLARYGGEEFVVIMINSDPNKVAGPLEKLRMAVEKIPFKVKDTPLNITISIGFTAFLAADNVHTAFDRADKALYEAKHSGRNKVCYKK from the coding sequence ATGAGTACTAAATCAAATTCAGAAGTGACCAAACTTCTTGATGTAAACGCTTCGCTCGATAAAAACCTCACTGAGTCCTTTAAACTTGTTGAGCGATTCGGGACTTTGCTTAAAGGGAACCAAAAAGAGCTTGATCATAAATTAGCTGGTTTAAGAAAAGCTATAAAACAAACCTCAACGGGCGATGACTTAAGTTTACACATAACTTCTGTTAATCAGAGCTTAAAAGGGTTTGAGTCGGAGTTTTCCACGTGTCTACGTAATATCAAACAAGACATGTTAGATATTGGCGAATCATTACAATCGATAAAAGGTATGGACGCCGACCTGCGCCGCAACCTAAGAATGGTTTTAAATAAAATTAAAGCAACCGACTCCAGCATCCTTACAGAGATACAGCCAAATATAACAAAGCTTGTTAAAATATTAATTTCTATTAACGCCCCAGGTTCAAATTCCAAAATTAGTAAACCAGAAACCACCGGCTTGAGTAATAACATGATAGAGAGGTTAATATCTGGTTTAGTTCAGCTGTCTCAAAAGGATGTTATTAAGCCCAGCCTTGATTCATTCAGCGATAGAATACGTATTTCTAATAGTGATGAACAAAAGTTAGATATTTGCCTTGGTTTTTTCGAAGATGTCGTTGGACGATTCAGTGAAGAGTTTACTCAGACGCAATCATTAATTGTTAATATTAATAAAGCATTAGCAGATGTACACACTACTTTAATTGAGTCGCTTAAGAGTTCAAAGGGTTATGATAAGCAATTACGGGCACTTAACTCACAAATAGACAAACAGATAAAAGAGCTCTCGGAAAGCACGAGCACAGCGACGTCGTTAAACGAGCTACAGGTTGTAATAGACAAAAAACTTTCTGTAATAAATACGTCTATTAAAAAGCGAGATGACATAGAACAACAGCGTTCTGATAAATTACAGAAGTCTTTAAATGCAATGGAAGCAAAGTTAGGCGGATTAGAGCAGCGGACTGACTACTACAGGAACAAGTGGTTGGAAGAAAAGGTAAGAAACGGTATAGATACTTTAACTGGCTTACCAAACAGAGGCGCATACGACAACCGTATACAAGAGGAATACCAACGTTGGTTAAGACAACCTCAGCCTTTGACTATTGCTGTTATTGATATTGATCATTTTAAAAAAATAAACGACAACTACGGGCACAGTGTCGGTGATAAAACACTTAAAATTGTGGCTAACACATTGCAAAAAAACTTACGGAAAACTGATTTCTTAGCCCGTTATGGCGGCGAAGAGTTTGTTGTCATAATGATTAACAGCGATCCGAACAAAGTGGCAGGACCACTAGAAAAATTACGAATGGCGGTTGAAAAAATACCATTTAAAGTTAAAGATACGCCATTAAATATTACAATATCTATTGGATTTACCGCATTTTTAGCGGCTGACAATGTACATACCGCTTTTGACCGAGCGGACAAAGCCTTATACGAAGCCAAACATTCTGGACGTAATAAGGTTTGTTATAAAAAATAA